TTATATAGTTATCAAAGTAGGCCACCTTTTCCCTAGTAATAGCACTCAATACCTCCTGCCTAAGATCTTTATAAAACTGAATATGTGATTCAAGCTTTGTAATACGCGCACGTTTCTGTGCTTCATCCCGACGTCTCATCAGCTGCCTAATATTGTATGTTATCCATGGATATTGACATTctttaatatgaataattttaacTGGAGATAATACGTCAAATACCCACAGAATGCTGTTATTAAACATAACTGGATCCGGTAAGAAAACAaagctactttttatctgtaggtacttattaaaattatatattttattataagtaattacatcataatatttactgtGGATTTCACGTGATTTCGCTTTTTACATTTAAGCTGTTAGAAATACACGTGGTTATTTTAATGAGTAACTTGTTTATTTCAGGTGCTCAAGATACATATAAATCAAAGTGGTTTGCGTATGATGACTTCGACTTTATGGCGGATAAAAATGAACCCGGAACCACACGCGATACATTGGAACATGTGAGCTATTAGTTTACTGATATTCATTTTGCCAAACTATTGTATGGTTTGTAACAAAGTGTCTTGCTAAGTGGGACCGTATTGTAGTGGCATTTTTTGTTGCTCTTCTTGGTACGACGGCCATCGGTTGTAGCGATTGTGATGGCGGTTCATTTCGCCAGCTTCCAGGTATTACTTCTCCATTCTCCTGTACTGTATCAAACGTTCCTGGCGATATAAAGTTAGGATTACTGCGTAAGTAGTTATATAGATGAACCGTTGCCAGCACGACTTTAGTCGCAGTTTCTGGTTCCAAAAGCATAGGTTTACGCAGGACTCTGTAGACAGAACTAAGTACTCCAAACGCGTTTTCAACTACTCTACGTGCTCTTGACAGTCGGTAGTTGAAAATTCTTTCACAAGAACCCCTTTCCCGTGTACCATCGTATGGTTTCATAGTATAATCATTAAGCTGAAAAGCTTTATCACCTAGTATATAATAGGGTACCTCAATTTTATAGGGAACTTGCAATATCTCCGGTGGAGGAATATTTAGCtcttttttttcaagttttttatataaatttgtgCTTTTGAACACGCCTCCATCTGATATTCTGCCTTTAGTCCCAACATTCACATACAGGAACCTATAATTTGCATCTACTAATGCAAAAAGAACAATACTAggaaataatttgtaattatcAAAGTCGTTGCCACTATTAAAAGGCGATTGTATAGCGACGTGTTTGCCGTCCATCGCTCCTATCACGTGTGGGAAATTCCACTTATTCTCGAATTGCTGAGAAACTGTACGCCATTCTTCTTTAGTTGACGGCACCTGAAAATAAAGGAgatcttaattataatataaagctgAAAATAAGAATAAgcagtaaatagtaataataattgttgttacAGGTAGAATCTGATACGACTGAAGGGGAACTTGAAGTTAATACTACAGTGAGCGAAAACGAGAACAGTAACATTACTAGTGACACACAACCGGAGAGAGCCAACCACCACACAGATCAGAGTAGAGAGCAGAATGATCAGAATGCACAATCCAGTGtccaaacaacaaacaaaagaacaaaaaaaagaaagaaaactactTCTAATAATGCAGATGACATATCAGATGAAACTCTTTCAGAGGCTTTCCAACTTCTGCAACAATGTGCTCAGCCACCACAACCGGAAACTGATTCTTACATTGCTTTCGGGCAGTATATATCTACTGAATTTCGGAAATATGATGCAGTAACATTAGTTAATGTCAAAAATGCTATATGCCAAGTTATTTTTCAAGCTGACACAGGAAGATATGGGGATAGCAATTATGGATATTACACTAATTCATACCCTGGCACACCAATAGCATCCACTTCATCACACTCCCAGTCTCTACAACCTCAAAATTATCCAGCTCCAATTCCACAGACATCACCGTCTGCTCATCTAGCCTCCAATTCATCGCAGTCCCAGTTTCTGAAACCTCAGGATTATTCACTTCCACAGTCACCACCgaattaaataagtacctacctatatcatgttttcaaaaaataattaataattgtaaacaTGTTACTTCTTTAAATTATGATT
This DNA window, taken from Aricia agestis chromosome 11, ilAriAges1.1, whole genome shotgun sequence, encodes the following:
- the LOC121731816 gene encoding uncharacterized protein LOC121731816 encodes the protein MRAVWTVVLVRAIHLAMDISESRRLISLYKEFKCLWDPKDSNYTNRGVRDDAWCQISREMGNKSIENLKKKMRSLAGGYRREKHREKQSRITGSGAQDTYKSKWFAYDDFDFMADKNEPGTTRDTLEHVESDTTEGELEVNTTVSENENSNITSDTQPERANHHTDQSREQNDQNAQSSVQTTNKRTKKRKKTTSNNADDISDETLSEAFQLLQQCAQPPQPETDSYIAFGQYISTEFRKYDAVTLVNVKNAICQVIFQADTGRYGDSNYGYYTNSYPGTPIASTSSHSQSLQPQNYPAPIPQTSPSAHLASNSSQSQFLKPQDYSLPQSPPN
- the LOC121731815 gene encoding protein ALP1-like encodes the protein MESHVQRRRLAVAAVTFILLKCLRKKSQKRKRRFWVKQIHKNRLESGTQLYAELVSDKVEHNFARMNANQFEILCSLLNNKLRKNDTNYRDAITVKERLLLTLRFLATGDSYVSLQYLFRISKQSISIIIPEVCEAIIDLLNDYVKVPSTKEEWRTVSQQFENKWNFPHVIGAMDGKHVAIQSPFNSGNDFDNYKLFPSIVLFALVDANYRFLYVNVGTKGRISDGGVFKSTNLYKKLEKKELNIPPPEILQVPYKIEVPYYILGDKAFQLNDYTMKPYDGTRERGSCERIFNYRLSRARRVVENAFGVLSSVYRVLRKPMLLEPETATKVVLATVHLYNYLRSNPNFISPGTFDTVQENGEVIPGSWRNEPPSQSLQPMAVVPRRATKNATTIRSHLARHFVTNHTIVWQNEYQ